From the Leptospirales bacterium genome, one window contains:
- a CDS encoding LamG domain-containing protein produces the protein MGFRWPLLLVSIILFLSATALSPLNIEQGGGGNRDFGRLILHGVERIQARDGSVDLRLSRLQRQGDPDTMLYLDFEQGPAPLLRDQASNYRVEQSSYIDTADSRAGRLAALFNRRENRIAIRSPEELWPGAGVVNDFSMEMWLKPVYFGRSDIVLRKATLLDGQRRGLEISFLEGRLQIDLIRLFEGPGGARYSARLNSDHSLPLRQWSHIALAYRAASGELVLYLNGREEDRFVAAGAQGVMPMSFHPEDRSSIVLGDSYAGLIDEFRLVDRFLAEGEIQASIFPAAEIDEGDGTYAQQSGEVISDVLSSADHIPAASALLSFRSREPTGGAIAYFVRTSMERFAADTPERQLPWRRLSRSQAELQNFRYLQWKAKLRANPSGSESPVLESVALDYSPRRAPLPPLQVQLLPELSGPLRVCLQWEASASEAVQRGGYRIYYGYRSGDYSGHIDRQPADGGPAAIRSPQALLSLTASERDEQIRRPALIRTRLANKMRLIIDNDLIAYNTPRNPAFPRPPFLAADRSYYFAISAVDDRGVESQLSNEVVVVLRAPGDIL, from the coding sequence ATTTGCGACTGAGTCGTTTGCAACGCCAGGGCGATCCGGATACCATGCTCTATTTAGACTTTGAACAAGGACCTGCTCCGCTGCTACGCGACCAGGCCAGCAACTATCGAGTCGAGCAATCGAGCTATATCGATACGGCCGACTCGCGCGCTGGCAGATTGGCGGCGCTCTTCAATCGACGTGAAAATCGCATCGCCATCCGTTCGCCGGAGGAATTGTGGCCAGGCGCAGGCGTGGTCAACGATTTCAGCATGGAGATGTGGCTCAAGCCTGTCTACTTTGGACGAAGCGATATTGTATTGAGAAAGGCGACGCTGCTGGACGGCCAGAGGCGCGGACTGGAAATCAGCTTCCTGGAGGGACGCCTGCAAATCGACTTGATCCGCCTCTTCGAGGGACCGGGCGGCGCGCGCTACAGCGCACGGCTGAATTCGGATCATTCCTTGCCGCTGCGCCAGTGGAGTCACATTGCCCTCGCTTACCGCGCAGCCAGCGGCGAACTTGTGCTCTACCTGAATGGGCGAGAGGAGGATCGCTTTGTCGCCGCCGGCGCACAGGGCGTGATGCCAATGAGTTTCCACCCCGAGGATCGCTCTTCGATTGTTCTCGGCGACAGCTACGCCGGGTTAATAGATGAATTTCGATTGGTGGATCGTTTTCTGGCGGAAGGTGAAATACAAGCTTCGATCTTTCCCGCCGCAGAGATCGATGAGGGCGACGGAACTTACGCGCAGCAAAGCGGCGAAGTCATTTCGGATGTGCTCAGTTCCGCCGACCACATCCCCGCCGCCAGCGCCCTGCTAAGTTTTCGATCCCGCGAGCCAACGGGCGGCGCCATTGCCTATTTTGTGCGCACTTCAATGGAACGCTTTGCCGCCGACACTCCGGAACGACAGCTGCCCTGGCGGCGGCTCAGTCGATCGCAGGCGGAGCTGCAGAATTTTCGCTACCTTCAGTGGAAGGCGAAGCTGCGCGCCAATCCCTCGGGAAGCGAATCGCCGGTACTGGAGTCCGTCGCCCTGGATTACAGTCCGCGTCGCGCTCCGCTGCCGCCGCTGCAGGTGCAGCTGTTGCCTGAGCTCTCCGGTCCGTTGCGCGTCTGCTTGCAATGGGAGGCCAGCGCCAGCGAAGCTGTACAACGCGGCGGCTACCGGATCTACTACGGCTACCGCTCCGGCGACTACAGCGGGCACATTGACCGACAACCTGCCGACGGCGGACCGGCAGCGATCCGCAGTCCACAGGCCCTTCTGAGCTTGACGGCGTCCGAACGGGACGAACAAATCCGCAGGCCCGCGCTGATTCGAACGCGCCTGGCCAATAAGATGCGGCTGATCATCGACAATGATTTGATTGCCTACAATACGCCCCGCAACCCCGCCTTTCCGCGACCGCCCTTCCTGGCCGCCGATCGCAGCTACTACTTTGCGATCAGCGCCGTAGATGACCGAGGCGTAGAATCACAGCTCTCAAATGAAGTTGTGGTTGTGCTGCGCGCTCCGGGCGACATTCTCTGA
- the mutM gene encoding bifunctional DNA-formamidopyrimidine glycosylase/DNA-(apurinic or apyrimidinic site) lyase codes for MPELPEVETVARSLQPLLPGKRLLELESVWPRAVAGLPAASKYWQGAAILSVDRRAKYLILRLSSGALIVHLRMTGRLFLREAPPQDRRFLSAQFRLDSGEYLIFEDTRRFGRIDFAADEAALSRRFAALGPEPLDRNFSGALFFERLQRSQRQIKALLLDQGFIAGLGNIYVDESLWYAGIHPLTRGADISRQQTMRLLRGIRSILRRSIAANGATLRDFRFLGGQKGGYTARMLVFRRQGQPCRRCGASIQKIRVAGRGTHICPRCQRGPRSTTSSMSRAGRHSKRH; via the coding sequence ATGCCAGAGCTTCCAGAAGTAGAAACGGTCGCCCGCAGTCTTCAGCCGCTTTTGCCCGGCAAACGCCTGCTGGAACTGGAAAGCGTCTGGCCGCGAGCTGTCGCCGGCTTGCCGGCTGCGTCAAAGTACTGGCAAGGGGCGGCGATCCTTTCGGTAGATCGCCGCGCCAAATACTTGATCCTGCGTCTGTCGTCGGGCGCACTGATTGTTCATCTGCGTATGACTGGCCGATTGTTCTTGCGCGAGGCGCCGCCGCAAGATCGACGTTTTCTTTCGGCGCAGTTCCGCCTTGATTCGGGCGAATATTTGATCTTTGAGGATACGCGTCGCTTTGGTCGCATCGATTTTGCCGCTGATGAGGCGGCGCTGAGTCGTCGCTTTGCGGCGCTGGGTCCGGAACCTCTGGATCGGAATTTCAGCGGCGCCTTGTTTTTTGAGCGCTTGCAACGAAGTCAGCGACAGATCAAGGCTCTACTACTGGATCAGGGCTTTATCGCCGGTCTTGGCAACATCTACGTGGATGAGTCGCTCTGGTATGCCGGAATCCATCCCTTGACGCGCGGTGCGGACATTTCGCGCCAGCAGACGATGCGTTTGCTTCGCGGTATTCGCTCCATTTTGCGCCGATCGATTGCCGCCAATGGCGCCACCCTGCGCGATTTTCGTTTCCTGGGCGGCCAGAAGGGCGGCTACACGGCGCGGATGCTGGTCTTTCGACGCCAGGGTCAGCCCTGTCGGCGCTGCGGCGCCAGCATTCAAAAGATCCGCGTCGCGGGGCGCGGAACGCATATCTGTCCTCGATGTCAGCGCGGGCCGCGCTCAACGACTTCATCCATGTCTCGCGCCGGCCGTCACTCAAAGCGTCACTGA